GTGCTAAATTGACTTATAAATTATAATCAAAATTCGTTATAAATTAAATTTTCTTAATTTCACCCAACGGATTTGTTTTAATGTTTTAAAAGAAAGGCGAGAGCGACAATTCAACTCTCGCCTTATATGGGAAATAAACACTAAATAAAATTCCCCAATACTATATTAGTCTCCTAAAGACCAAGATAAAGGTATACTAGATGATGCAGGAGATACGCGAACATACCCTTGCATTTCTTGATGTAACGCAGAACAGAAATCTGTACAATAAAATGGCCATACACCCACTTGTTTTGGTTCCCAAACAAACGTTTCGGTTTGCCCTGGCATTATTAGTAATTCAGACGTATTGGCTCCTATTATGGCGATACCATGAGGAACATCATAATCTTGTTCTAAATTGGTGACATGAAAATATACTTTATCGCCTACTTTAATACCTTCAATATTATCAGGTGAAAAATGACTGCGTATCATGGTCATTTGTACATGAACTTCTTTACCATTTCTGGTCACTTTAGTGTCGGCATCACTTTTAGCAGCATAGGGATGTTTGTTTTCTGCCAGTTTATAGAGTTTTTTAGAATTGGCTTTAATTAACGATGCAGGGCAACCAGCGGCATAATGCGGTTCGCCAATAGTTGGGAAATCTAAAAGCAGTTCCATTTTATCGCCAGAGATATCATACAGCTGCGCCGATTGTGTTACTTCAGGACCCGTTGGTAAATAACGGTCTTTAGTAATTTTATTCATGGCAAGCACATATTTGCCAAAAGGTTTTGCTGAATTTCCTCCAGGAATCATTAAATGCCCTACGGAATAGTATGTTGGTTTTCTATCAATAACTTCCCAAGTGCCTAATTTCCATTTTACAACTTCCGAAGAAATAAAGAAAGTGGTATAGGCATTGCCTTTGCCATCAAATTCGGTATGTAATGGTCCTAATCCGGATTGTTTTACGGTACCTGCAAGTACATCTTCAAATCTTAAAATTGGAATGCCGTAAGCTTCGCCATCATGTTTTTTGTTGGCAATAGCATCAAGCATTTTGGTAAATGAATGTACTGTGAGGTCCGCTGAAAGTTTTCCGTTGCCAACAATATATTCTCCACTTGGATCTACATCACAACCATGAGGTGATTTTGGTGTTGGTAAAAAGTATATGGCACCAGGAACATCTAATGGGTTAACTGTTAAAACCTCTTTGATCATAGTAGATGTTGCAGAATGTGTTTCTTCACTATATAAATTATGTGCATAATTAGTGGGCATTTTGGTGCCACCTCCATTATTTACATATTCTTCAATTTTTTTCCAGTTAATGGCTGCAATAAAATCTTTATCATTTTGTGAGGCATTAACTTCTAAAAGCGAACTAGCTTCCTCGGTATTATAAGTAGTAAAGAAGAACCATCCATGAGACTTTCCACGTCCTGGGTGTGATAGGTCATAATTAAATCCGGGCATTAATATTTGAAATTTTATAGACATTTCACCATTGTCTGGATTTACTTTAAGGAATGACAAGGCGCCTTTAAAGTTTCCTTTATAGTCTTTTATAGGCATGTCTTTTTGGGGAATAGGTACAGAAAAACGAGTTCCTGCCACCACATATTCCGTGTTTTCGGTTACAAACGAAGAACTGTGATTTCCTGCACTGTTTGGAATTTCAATGATCTCTGTAGTTTCAAATGTTGTTAAATCTATTTTTGCAATACGAGGTGTATTGTTTGCATTAATATATACATACCTGCCATCTAATTCCCCTTTAGTTTGGGAAATGTCTGGATGGTGTGAATCATCCCAAGGAATAAATCCATGAGATGTATTTAACATAGGTTTGGTTTCTTCATTATAGCCATAAGCTTTTTCTGCATCTTGGGAGAAAACGGGAATAACTTTAAAAAGGCGTCCCGATGGCAAACCATAAACAGATAATTGTCCGCTAAAACCACCAGAAATAAAAGCATAAAATTCATCATGCTCCCCAGGGGCAACATATACTTTTTCGGCAGCATTTGAGCTTAATGCGCCGTTAGATTTTGAAGATTCTCCATTATTGCAACTTGTAAAAGTGAAGGCAATAATTAAAAACCCAATGGAAATATTTAATATTTTTTTCATATGTAGATAATTATTTATTTTTTAAAGGTCATATGGTATCGCTTTAATCTTCATTGGTGTTTATCTCACAAATTTTATTTTCATTGGTGTTCGATGATTATCAATTGTGTTTCCAAATCATGGCGATTTCATAATGTTTTTTTGTTTAAAATGTTTAGTTTTCTGGTAAAATGACTTTGTCAACTACATGTACAATACCATTACCGGCAGATACACTAGCAATTATTTTGGCACCTCCAACAAATACATCGTCGCCAATAACTTCCACTTCTATGTTTTGATTATTGGCCTGACCTAATTTTTTGAATTTTTTAAGAAAGTCTTTTGAGTAGTTGCCCGGAGTCACATGGTTCAATAAAATATTGGCCAAAGTAGCTTTGTTCTCTGGTTTTAATAAATCTTCAACCGTTCCTGTGGGTAACGCAGCAAAAGCTTCGTTCGTAGGCGCAAAAACCATTAACGGACCTGCATTTACCAAGGCATTCTCCAATTCGGCAGCTTGAACAGCAGCCACAAGTGTTGTGTGGTCTTTGGAGCCAATGGCTATTTGCAATACGTTAGGTGTGGAACCATCATCTGCTATAAAGGCTTGTCCTTGTTTTTCAACAGTTGATGTTGTAGCGGTGTTGTTTGT
This genomic window from Mariniflexile sp. TRM1-10 contains:
- the nosZ gene encoding Sec-dependent nitrous-oxide reductase, whose translation is MKKILNISIGFLIIAFTFTSCNNGESSKSNGALSSNAAEKVYVAPGEHDEFYAFISGGFSGQLSVYGLPSGRLFKVIPVFSQDAEKAYGYNEETKPMLNTSHGFIPWDDSHHPDISQTKGELDGRYVYINANNTPRIAKIDLTTFETTEIIEIPNSAGNHSSSFVTENTEYVVAGTRFSVPIPQKDMPIKDYKGNFKGALSFLKVNPDNGEMSIKFQILMPGFNYDLSHPGRGKSHGWFFFTTYNTEEASSLLEVNASQNDKDFIAAINWKKIEEYVNNGGGTKMPTNYAHNLYSEETHSATSTMIKEVLTVNPLDVPGAIYFLPTPKSPHGCDVDPSGEYIVGNGKLSADLTVHSFTKMLDAIANKKHDGEAYGIPILRFEDVLAGTVKQSGLGPLHTEFDGKGNAYTTFFISSEVVKWKLGTWEVIDRKPTYYSVGHLMIPGGNSAKPFGKYVLAMNKITKDRYLPTGPEVTQSAQLYDISGDKMELLLDFPTIGEPHYAAGCPASLIKANSKKLYKLAENKHPYAAKSDADTKVTRNGKEVHVQMTMIRSHFSPDNIEGIKVGDKVYFHVTNLEQDYDVPHGIAIIGANTSELLIMPGQTETFVWEPKQVGVWPFYCTDFCSALHQEMQGYVRVSPASSSIPLSWSLGD
- a CDS encoding fasciclin domain-containing protein, giving the protein MKTNLSILFTVLLVVFFFNCKNNKETSVETSTNNTATTSTVEKQGQAFIADDGSTPNVLQIAIGSKDHTTLVAAVQAAELENALVNAGPLMVFAPTNEAFAALPTGTVEDLLKPENKATLANILLNHVTPGNYSKDFLKKFKKLGQANNQNIEVEVIGDDVFVGGAKIIASVSAGNGIVHVVDKVILPEN